From the genome of Flavobacterium ovatum, one region includes:
- the gap gene encoding type I glyceraldehyde-3-phosphate dehydrogenase, with the protein MSKVKLGINGFGRIGRIVFRESFNRDNVEVVAINDLLDVDHLAYLLKYDSVHGRFNGTVEVKEGQLFVNGKNIRITAERNPADLKWNEVDVDVVAECTGFFTTVETANEHIKGGAKKVIISAPSADAPMFVMGVNHTEAKASDLIVSNASCTTNCLAPLAKVINDNFGIVEALMTTVHATTSTQMTTDGPSRKDWRGGRAASCNIIPSSTGAAKAVGKVIPELNGKLTGMAFRVPTTDVSAVDLTVKVAKETSYEEIMATLKKASETTMKGVLGFTEDLVVSQDFVGDSRTSIIDANAGIGLNSTFFKIISWYDNEYGYSSKLIDLSVHITGLK; encoded by the coding sequence ATGTCAAAAGTAAAATTAGGAATAAACGGATTCGGTAGAATTGGTAGAATTGTATTTAGAGAGTCTTTTAATAGAGATAATGTAGAGGTTGTAGCAATCAACGATTTATTAGATGTTGATCACTTAGCTTACTTATTAAAATATGATTCAGTTCACGGTCGTTTTAATGGAACTGTTGAAGTTAAAGAAGGACAACTTTTTGTAAACGGAAAAAACATCCGTATTACTGCAGAAAGAAACCCTGCTGACTTAAAATGGAATGAAGTTGATGTTGATGTTGTTGCTGAATGTACTGGTTTCTTCACAACTGTTGAAACTGCAAATGAGCACATCAAAGGTGGTGCTAAAAAAGTAATCATTTCTGCTCCTTCTGCTGATGCTCCAATGTTTGTAATGGGAGTAAACCATACGGAAGCTAAAGCTTCTGATTTGATCGTTTCTAATGCATCTTGTACTACAAACTGTTTAGCTCCTTTAGCTAAAGTTATCAATGATAATTTTGGAATTGTTGAAGCGTTAATGACTACAGTTCATGCTACGACTTCTACTCAAATGACTACTGATGGTCCTTCTAGAAAAGACTGGAGAGGTGGACGTGCTGCATCTTGTAACATTATCCCATCTTCTACAGGAGCTGCAAAAGCTGTTGGAAAAGTAATTCCTGAGTTGAATGGAAAATTAACTGGTATGGCTTTCCGTGTTCCTACAACAGACGTTTCTGCAGTAGATTTAACGGTAAAAGTAGCAAAAGAAACTTCTTACGAAGAAATCATGGCTACATTGAAAAAAGCTTCTGAAACTACAATGAAAGGTGTTTTAGGATTTACTGAAGATTTAGTTGTTTCTCAAGATTTTGTTGGTGATTCAAGAACTTCTATTATTGATGCTAATGCAGGAATTGGATTGAATTCTACTTTTTTCAAAATCATCTCTTGGTATGATAATGAGTATGGATACTCTAGTAAATTAATTGATTTATCTGTACATATTACAGGTTTAAAATAA
- the pfkA gene encoding 6-phosphofructokinase, which translates to MSNKINKIGVLTSGGDSPGMNAAIRSVVRTCAYHKIECVGIYRGYQGMIEGDFAEMGPRSVNNIVNKGGTILKSARSTEFRTTEGRKKAHEQLLKAGIDALVVIGGDGTFTGGLLFNSEYNFPIIGIPGTIDNDIFGTSHTLGYDTALNTVVECIDKIRDTAISHNRLFFVEVMGRDAGHIALNAGIGAGAEEILIPEEKLGLDRLLESLKKSKASGKSSSIVVIAEGDKIGKTVFELKDYVEANLPEYDVRVSVLGHMQRGGSPSCFDRVLASRLGVKAVESLMEGKSNYMVGLQNNKVELTPLEQAIKSKSEIDIELLRVSDIMST; encoded by the coding sequence ATGTCAAATAAGATTAATAAAATAGGAGTTTTGACTTCAGGTGGTGATTCACCTGGAATGAATGCTGCTATTCGTTCTGTTGTTAGAACTTGTGCTTATCATAAAATTGAGTGTGTAGGTATTTATAGAGGTTACCAAGGAATGATTGAAGGTGATTTTGCCGAAATGGGTCCACGTTCAGTAAATAATATTGTGAATAAAGGAGGTACTATTTTAAAATCAGCACGTTCAACTGAATTTAGAACAACAGAAGGTCGTAAAAAAGCACACGAACAATTGCTAAAAGCTGGTATTGATGCTTTGGTAGTAATTGGAGGAGACGGAACCTTTACAGGAGGATTACTTTTTAATTCAGAGTATAATTTTCCAATAATTGGAATTCCAGGAACAATTGATAACGATATTTTTGGTACAAGTCATACACTTGGTTATGATACTGCTTTAAATACTGTTGTAGAATGTATTGATAAAATTAGAGATACCGCTATTTCTCACAACCGTCTATTCTTTGTAGAGGTTATGGGTAGAGATGCTGGTCATATTGCATTAAATGCAGGAATTGGAGCTGGAGCTGAAGAAATATTGATTCCTGAAGAAAAATTAGGTTTAGATAGACTTTTAGAGTCTTTGAAAAAGAGTAAAGCATCAGGTAAATCATCTAGTATTGTTGTAATTGCTGAAGGGGATAAAATTGGTAAAACGGTTTTTGAACTAAAAGATTATGTTGAGGCTAATTTGCCTGAATATGATGTAAGAGTATCTGTTTTAGGTCACATGCAAAGAGGAGGTTCTCCTTCATGTTTTGACAGAGTTTTGGCGAGCCGTTTAGGTGTGAAGGCTGTAGAGTCTTTAATGGAAGGTAAATCAAACTACATGGTAGGTTTACAAAATAATAAAGTGGAGTTGACACCATTGGAACAAGCTATTAAATCAAAATCAGAAATTGATATTGAATTATTACGCGTTTCAGATATTATGTCAACATAA
- a CDS encoding translocation/assembly module TamB domain-containing protein — protein MLGIALSTSFVQTKIAHYVTQNLNNDFGVDINVGTAKINIFGGVKLREVLIRDHHKDTLIYSEILNTNILDVKKLLDGDLMFGDIRLENLLFNLKTYKNEDDTNIDVFIKSFDDGKPSTGKHTLFEADVATIVNSHFILSDENRVAPKDVDFTKLNALLINFKLYGPEVTSVIKKMSFLDHRGVYVSELNTKFSYTKKQIVLKNLDIKTKESMIKADIVLSYKITDFADFNDKVKFEGTIYPSLVSSNDIRPFYNDLGKDLSFNLATKVKGTLNNLTLNNLSLYDSKNTRLFGAINFKNIWGKQHQRFLMDANLSKLSSSYDNLVQLIPNVLGKKLPIELKRIGNFNIKGNIQWSATDLDADFSMITDIGDVKSDLSINQIDFIDKASYNGNVVTKDFDLGIFLDEKDLGKVTMDVEIEGVGFTKKYLDTGVKGVVSKIYYNKYNYRNIAVNGNFKPPYYRGKVNVDDPNLNMDFDGLVDLSKKDSKYDFHIDVRNADFHKLNFVNDTISNFKGDVIVQVDGNTIENLQGNVYFKNTSYQNEKDIYTFNDFSINSNFDAGKIRTITLNSPDIVEGEIVGRFKFSELGVLVRNSIGSLYTNFKPEPVNKGQFLKFNFSVYNKIIEIFYPNITIGSNTVIKGSIKSDSQEFKLNFNSPKIVADDNTFDNIRIAIDNKNPLYNAYLELDSIKTKYYKIRDFSLINVTNKDTLFFRSEFKGGSKGEDYFNLNLYHTINKENENVVGISKSELKIKDNLWFLNEKETADNQIVFDKLLKNFSINNIILSHENQEIILKGKTGGKTNKDLKLSFKDVDLFKITPADDKFVFKGNLNGEVNFFQNNTVYKPTAALVIDHLNINETDLGVLKFEIEGDQNLEKFSIDSYLENKNLESFNAKGNFTIVGKEAALDLDLKLDKFNLGILSSLGGSVLSNIRGFVSGNSHIGGTVNQPKISGRLFVDGAGLTIPYLNVDYKLAEGSIVDLLDESFLLRNNILTDSKFGTKGVLRGSIQHDKFMDWKLDLAINSKRLLVLDTQDSEDAAYYGTAFIDGNASITGPTNGLFIKVEAKSEKGSALKIPINQAESLGDNSLLHFLSAKEKSNIKKGILDNSRNYKGLELEFDLDITPDAEVEVILDRNSGHGMKGKGYGSLLFKINTLGKFNMWGNFQAYEGSYNFKYGGLIDKKFDVKKGGSISWEGNPMRAQLNLEAVYKTIANPAVLLENSSFNRKVPVNVIIGIKGDLASPEPDFNIEFPTVSNVLKSEIQYKLYDKDVRQTQALYLLSSGGFLSSEGVNQSDFSGSLFETASSLLGGIIRTDDDKFKVGFNYVSADKRIGQETDGRVVATISSKINERFTINGKVGVPFGGINESAVVGDLEVQYRVNDDGTLNLRIFNRENDVNYIGQGIGYTQGLGVSYEVDFDTFRELVNKIFKNQKSNSTIQYIDQFQDSNLAPEYINFSKQKEPKPVESKPNREAIVPDEE, from the coding sequence TTGTTAGGAATTGCTCTTTCAACTTCTTTCGTTCAAACTAAAATTGCACATTATGTTACCCAGAACTTAAATAATGATTTTGGGGTTGATATCAATGTGGGGACCGCTAAAATAAATATTTTTGGAGGTGTTAAATTGAGAGAGGTTTTAATTAGAGACCATCATAAAGATACTTTGATTTACAGTGAAATCCTTAATACAAATATTTTAGATGTCAAAAAGTTATTAGATGGTGATTTGATGTTTGGTGATATCAGATTAGAAAACCTATTATTTAATTTAAAAACCTATAAGAACGAAGACGATACTAATATTGATGTATTTATAAAATCTTTTGATGACGGAAAACCTTCTACAGGAAAACATACTCTTTTTGAGGCTGATGTTGCAACAATTGTAAATAGTCATTTTATTTTGAGCGACGAAAATAGAGTAGCTCCCAAAGATGTTGATTTTACCAAGTTAAATGCCCTATTAATAAACTTCAAGTTATACGGGCCAGAAGTTACTTCCGTAATAAAAAAAATGTCGTTTTTGGATCATCGTGGAGTATATGTGTCTGAATTAAATACAAAATTTAGTTATACCAAAAAGCAAATAGTACTCAAGAATTTGGACATCAAAACCAAAGAGTCCATGATTAAAGCAGATATCGTACTGAGTTATAAAATTACTGATTTTGCAGATTTCAACGACAAAGTAAAATTTGAAGGTACAATATATCCGTCATTAGTTTCGTCAAATGACATTCGACCTTTTTACAATGATTTAGGTAAAGATTTGTCTTTTAATTTGGCGACAAAAGTAAAAGGAACCTTGAATAACTTGACCTTGAATAATTTGAGTTTATACGACTCTAAGAATACAAGGTTATTTGGAGCAATCAATTTCAAAAATATTTGGGGGAAACAGCATCAACGCTTTTTGATGGATGCTAATCTTAGTAAATTATCTTCTTCCTATGACAATTTAGTTCAATTGATTCCGAATGTTTTAGGAAAAAAACTACCTATTGAATTAAAAAGAATTGGAAACTTCAATATTAAAGGTAATATCCAGTGGAGCGCCACCGATTTGGACGCTGATTTTTCAATGATTACAGACATCGGAGATGTGAAGTCAGACTTGAGTATCAATCAAATTGACTTTATAGATAAAGCTTCATACAATGGAAATGTAGTGACCAAAGATTTTGACTTAGGGATTTTTCTTGATGAGAAAGATTTAGGTAAAGTGACCATGGATGTAGAGATTGAAGGCGTTGGTTTTACCAAAAAATATTTAGATACGGGTGTAAAAGGAGTAGTTTCTAAGATTTATTATAATAAGTATAACTATAGAAATATAGCCGTAAATGGTAATTTTAAGCCCCCCTATTATAGAGGTAAAGTAAATGTTGACGATCCTAATCTAAATATGGATTTTGATGGTTTGGTCGATTTAAGTAAAAAAGACAGTAAATATGACTTTCATATAGATGTTAGAAATGCTGATTTTCATAAATTGAATTTTGTAAATGATACTATTTCTAATTTTAAAGGGGATGTTATTGTTCAAGTTGATGGTAATACGATTGAAAATTTACAGGGAAATGTATATTTTAAAAACACCTCTTATCAGAATGAAAAAGATATTTATACGTTCAATGACTTTTCAATCAATTCTAATTTTGATGCAGGTAAAATTAGAACAATTACCTTAAATTCTCCGGACATTGTTGAAGGTGAAATTGTAGGGAGGTTTAAATTTAGTGAGTTAGGGGTTTTAGTTAGGAACTCGATCGGTAGCTTGTACACCAACTTTAAACCGGAGCCAGTTAATAAGGGACAATTTTTAAAATTTAATTTTTCAGTATATAATAAAATCATCGAAATATTTTATCCAAATATAACGATTGGATCAAATACGGTTATTAAGGGGAGTATTAAATCAGATTCTCAGGAATTTAAACTTAATTTTAATTCACCTAAGATTGTTGCGGATGATAATACATTTGATAATATTAGAATTGCAATAGATAACAAAAATCCTTTGTATAATGCTTATTTAGAATTAGATAGTATTAAAACTAAATATTATAAAATACGCGATTTTAGTTTGATAAACGTGACCAATAAAGATACCTTGTTTTTTAGGTCAGAGTTTAAAGGAGGGTCAAAAGGAGAAGATTATTTCAATTTGAATTTATACCATACTATCAATAAGGAAAATGAAAATGTTGTAGGGATTAGCAAATCTGAATTAAAAATTAAAGACAATCTATGGTTTTTGAACGAAAAAGAGACAGCAGATAATCAAATTGTCTTTGATAAGCTATTGAAGAATTTTTCTATCAATAATATTATTTTATCACATGAAAATCAGGAAATTATTCTAAAAGGAAAAACAGGCGGTAAAACCAACAAAGATTTAAAATTGAGTTTTAAAGATGTTGATTTGTTTAAGATTACTCCTGCTGATGATAAGTTTGTTTTTAAGGGAAATTTAAATGGAGAAGTTAATTTTTTTCAAAATAATACGGTATATAAACCTACAGCCGCATTGGTAATAGATCATTTGAATATTAACGAAACTGATTTAGGGGTTTTAAAGTTTGAAATTGAAGGAGACCAAAACCTGGAAAAATTTTCAATTGATTCCTATTTGGAGAATAAAAATCTAGAATCGTTCAACGCAAAAGGAAATTTTACAATTGTAGGTAAAGAAGCGGCCTTAGATTTGGATTTAAAATTGGATAAATTTAATCTAGGAATTTTAAGTTCCCTTGGAGGTAGTGTTTTATCAAATATAAGAGGATTTGTTTCAGGGAATTCACATATAGGAGGAACGGTTAATCAGCCTAAAATTAGTGGACGACTTTTTGTAGATGGAGCAGGACTAACAATTCCATACTTAAATGTTGATTATAAATTGGCGGAGGGTTCTATAGTGGACTTATTAGACGAGAGCTTCCTGTTAAGAAATAATATACTCACAGATTCTAAATTTGGTACTAAAGGAGTATTGAGAGGAAGTATTCAGCATGATAAATTTATGGATTGGAAATTAGATTTAGCTATCAATTCCAAACGATTGTTAGTTCTAGATACTCAAGATAGTGAAGATGCAGCATATTATGGAACTGCATTTATTGACGGAAATGCTAGTATTACAGGACCTACAAACGGTTTGTTTATAAAAGTGGAAGCTAAGTCAGAGAAGGGGTCTGCTTTGAAAATCCCAATAAATCAAGCAGAAAGCCTTGGTGATAATAGTCTATTACATTTTTTAAGTGCAAAAGAAAAAAGTAATATCAAGAAAGGGATTTTAGATAATTCTAGAAATTATAAAGGATTAGAGTTAGAGTTTGATTTAGATATAACACCTGATGCAGAAGTAGAAGTGATTTTAGACCGAAATTCAGGACACGGAATGAAAGGTAAGGGGTACGGGTCGTTATTATTCAAAATTAATACTTTAGGGAAATTCAATATGTGGGGGAATTTTCAAGCCTATGAAGGTTCTTATAATTTCAAATATGGAGGTCTTATTGATAAGAAATTTGATGTAAAAAAAGGAGGATCTATTTCTTGGGAAGGAAATCCAATGCGTGCTCAGTTGAATTTAGAAGCCGTATATAAAACCATTGCGAATCCGGCGGTACTTTTAGAAAATTCTTCTTTTAATAGAAAAGTACCCGTGAATGTGATTATTGGTATTAAGGGAGATTTAGCTAGTCCCGAACCTGATTTTAATATTGAGTTCCCTACCGTTAGTAATGTGTTGAAATCTGAAATTCAATATAAGTTATATGATAAGGATGTTAGACAAACTCAAGCGTTGTATTTACTATCTTCAGGAGGTTTTTTAAGTTCAGAAGGAGTGAATCAATCTGATTTTTCAGGAAGTTTGTTTGAAACGGCTTCTAGTTTGTTAGGAGGGATTATAAGAACTGATGATGATAAATTTAAAGTTGGTTTTAATTATGTATCAGCTGACAAACGTATTGGTCAAGAAACTGATGGTAGAGTAGTAGCTACTATTTCTTCAAAAATAAATGAAAGATTTACTATTAATGGTAAAGTAGGGGTTCCATTTGGAGGAATCAATGAATCAGCAGTTGTAGGTGACTTAGAAGTACAATACAGAGTCAATGATGACGGTACTTTAAACTTACGAATCTTTAATCGTGAAAATGATGTTAACTATATAGGACAAGGTATTGGTTATACGCAAGGATTAGGGGTTTCTTATGAGGTGGATTTTGATACGTTCCGAGAATTGGTAAATAAAATATTTAAAAATCAAAAGTCAAATTCAACAATTCAATACATTGACCAGTTTCAAGATTCAAATTTAGCACCTGAATACATTAATTTTTCTAAACAAAAAGAACCAAAACCAGTAGAATCAAAACCCAATAGGGAGGCAATTGTACCTGATGAAGAATAA
- the tsaD gene encoding tRNA (adenosine(37)-N6)-threonylcarbamoyltransferase complex transferase subunit TsaD, whose translation MQNPEVFILAIESSCDDTAAAVLNNDKVLSNVVANQLIHSQYGGVVPELASRAHQQNIVPVIDAALKKANIQKEQLSAIAFTQGPGLMGSLLVGSSFAKSMASALNIPLIAVNHMHAHILAHFIDEEGYDKPEFPFLALTISGGHTQIVRVEGFFDMTIIGETTDDAVGEAFDKTAKILGLPYPGGPLVDKNAQLGNPIAFKFTKPKVPGLDFSFSGLKTAILYFIQKKKLENENFIDENINDICASVQHTIIEILMDKLKLAVKETGINKIAIGGGVSANSGIRKTLKEGEQKYGWKTYIPKFEYTTDNAAMIGIVGYQKYLTQQFETATVVSKARIQF comes from the coding sequence ATGCAAAATCCCGAGGTTTTTATTCTTGCCATCGAAAGTTCCTGTGATGATACTGCTGCCGCTGTTTTAAATAACGATAAAGTATTGTCAAATGTTGTTGCTAATCAGCTAATTCATTCACAATATGGAGGTGTAGTACCTGAACTAGCTTCGAGAGCACACCAACAAAATATTGTTCCCGTAATTGATGCCGCTCTTAAAAAAGCCAATATTCAAAAAGAACAACTCAGTGCCATTGCTTTTACCCAAGGTCCAGGACTTATGGGTTCACTACTCGTGGGGAGTTCTTTTGCGAAGTCAATGGCTAGTGCATTAAACATCCCTTTGATTGCCGTAAATCATATGCATGCACATATTTTAGCCCATTTTATTGATGAAGAAGGCTATGACAAACCAGAATTTCCGTTTTTAGCCTTAACCATTAGTGGTGGACATACTCAAATTGTGAGAGTTGAAGGTTTTTTTGATATGACCATAATTGGCGAAACAACTGATGATGCGGTTGGAGAAGCATTTGATAAAACTGCAAAAATATTAGGACTTCCCTATCCTGGTGGTCCATTAGTTGATAAAAATGCACAATTAGGAAATCCAATAGCTTTTAAGTTTACCAAGCCTAAAGTTCCGGGATTGGATTTTAGTTTTTCTGGTCTCAAAACGGCTATTTTGTATTTTATCCAAAAGAAAAAACTTGAGAACGAAAATTTCATTGACGAAAACATCAATGATATTTGTGCTTCGGTTCAACATACTATCATCGAGATTTTGATGGACAAACTAAAATTAGCTGTCAAAGAAACTGGCATCAATAAAATAGCAATTGGCGGCGGCGTTTCTGCTAATTCAGGTATTAGAAAAACGCTAAAAGAAGGCGAACAAAAATACGGGTGGAAAACCTATATCCCCAAATTTGAATACACCACAGATAATGCTGCAATGATAGGAATTGTAGGTTATCAAAAATATTTAACACAACAATTTGAAACCGCTACAGTTGTTTCAAAAGCACGAATCCAATTTTAA
- a CDS encoding 16S rRNA (uracil(1498)-N(3))-methyltransferase yields MQLFYNIDLNESTESFSFDKEESRHIIKVLRKKDGDILHVTNGLGLLFETKINLASDNKCTVDILSFTKKEPSKYHLHLAVAPTKMNDRFEWFLEKATEIGIHEITPIICDRSERKVINQDRYEKIILSALKQANELYLPKLNPAISFKDFVGQTEKKGLQLIAHCEETDKKTLKSILKPNEDVTMLIGPEGDFSDKEIQLALENNFQAVSLGNTRLRTETAAMVACHSIAFFNEN; encoded by the coding sequence ATGCAATTATTTTACAATATTGACCTAAACGAATCTACAGAAAGCTTTTCTTTTGACAAAGAAGAAAGCAGGCACATCATTAAAGTATTGCGGAAAAAAGATGGTGATATACTACACGTTACCAATGGATTAGGACTTTTATTTGAAACTAAAATTAATTTGGCCTCCGATAATAAATGTACGGTTGATATTTTATCTTTCACAAAAAAAGAACCTTCTAAATATCATTTGCATTTGGCAGTAGCCCCTACCAAAATGAACGATCGATTTGAATGGTTTTTGGAAAAAGCAACTGAAATAGGTATTCATGAAATTACACCAATTATTTGTGATCGTTCTGAAAGAAAAGTGATCAATCAAGATCGTTATGAGAAAATAATCTTATCGGCTTTAAAACAAGCTAACGAGCTTTATTTACCCAAATTAAACCCTGCCATTTCATTTAAAGATTTTGTTGGTCAAACAGAAAAAAAAGGCCTTCAATTAATTGCTCATTGCGAAGAAACGGATAAAAAAACACTTAAATCTATTTTGAAACCAAATGAAGATGTCACCATGCTGATAGGACCTGAGGGAGATTTTTCAGATAAAGAAATCCAACTAGCATTAGAGAATAACTTCCAAGCCGTATCTTTGGGAAATACTAGATTACGAACTGAAACAGCTGCAATGGTAGCCTGTCATAGTATTGCTTTTTTTAATGAGAATTAA
- a CDS encoding DUF4159 domain-containing protein, translated as MKKIYFVFLFLSLNIFAQEIALLKYSGGGDWYANPTSLPNLIQFCNTNINTTLKTKPATVEPGSPNLFTYPFIHLTGHGNVVFSDAEVKNLQDYLNSGGFLHIDDNYGLDQYIRKEIKKLFPNTALIEIPATHLIFQKPYAFPNGLPKIHEHDGKRPQAFGIFVKSRLVLLYTYECDLGDGWENPEVNNDPLSVREKALKMGANIIHYIFNN; from the coding sequence ATGAAAAAAATCTATTTCGTTTTTCTTTTTCTGTCCTTGAACATTTTTGCTCAAGAAATTGCCTTATTGAAATATAGTGGCGGTGGTGATTGGTATGCAAATCCCACTTCATTGCCTAATTTAATTCAATTTTGCAACACCAACATTAACACCACTTTAAAAACAAAACCAGCAACTGTAGAACCAGGAAGCCCCAATCTTTTTACGTACCCATTTATTCATTTGACAGGTCATGGAAATGTGGTTTTTAGTGATGCCGAAGTAAAAAACCTTCAGGATTACTTAAACTCTGGTGGTTTTTTACACATTGACGATAATTATGGTTTAGACCAATATATTCGAAAAGAAATCAAAAAATTGTTTCCTAATACAGCCTTAATAGAAATTCCGGCAACGCATTTAATTTTTCAAAAGCCGTATGCTTTTCCGAATGGTTTACCTAAAATTCACGAACATGATGGCAAACGACCACAAGCTTTTGGAATATTTGTAAAAAGTAGATTAGTCTTACTATACACTTATGAGTGCGACTTAGGAGATGGTTGGGAAAATCCCGAAGTCAATAATGACCCACTTTCCGTTCGAGAAAAAGCGTTGAAAATGGGTGCCAATATTATACATTATATATTCAACAACTAG
- a CDS encoding AI-2E family transporter — protein sequence MITSKIIANGILKAIAFLIITCLVLFFLYQIQTVILYLVISLILCLIANPFVSFLKKRLKFNNTMATVATLILFISLLIGFVLLFVPLIISQAENLSLLDTNLLQNQFIVIEKNIENYFNINHINLEELLKESNLSSKINYNYFTDFINSILNLIASFGMGLASVFFITFFFLKDQLLFKEKAKMILPDENEDKILNSIEKTNQLLTRYFIGLLIQLTAVFVMYLIVLLIFNSKNAFIIAFLCALLNIIPYIGPIIGTVLAAILTLIGGIGTDFRTEMLPTTIYIVIGFLIVQVIDNNINQPIIFSKSVKSHPLEIFLVILISGITFGVFGMVVAIPIYTILKVVLKEFFPKNKIVSVLTENI from the coding sequence ATGATTACATCTAAAATAATTGCAAACGGAATTTTGAAAGCTATTGCTTTTTTAATCATCACATGTTTAGTACTTTTCTTTTTGTACCAAATTCAGACCGTCATTCTCTATCTTGTAATTTCGTTAATCCTTTGTTTAATAGCCAATCCCTTTGTTTCTTTCTTAAAAAAAAGACTGAAATTTAATAATACCATGGCGACTGTTGCAACACTTATATTATTCATTTCATTACTTATAGGTTTTGTCCTTTTATTTGTACCACTAATCATATCACAAGCAGAAAATTTATCCTTATTGGATACTAATTTACTCCAAAATCAATTTATTGTTATCGAAAAAAACATAGAGAATTATTTCAATATCAATCACATCAATTTAGAAGAACTATTGAAAGAATCAAACTTATCTTCTAAAATCAACTATAACTATTTTACAGATTTCATCAATTCAATCTTAAACCTCATTGCTAGTTTTGGAATGGGATTAGCGTCCGTTTTTTTTATCACTTTTTTCTTCCTGAAAGACCAATTACTATTTAAAGAAAAAGCTAAAATGATTCTTCCTGATGAGAATGAAGATAAAATCTTAAATTCTATCGAAAAGACTAACCAACTATTAACACGTTATTTTATTGGTTTATTGATCCAATTGACAGCTGTATTTGTCATGTATTTGATTGTTCTTTTAATCTTTAATTCAAAAAATGCTTTTATCATTGCGTTTTTATGTGCCTTACTAAATATCATACCTTATATAGGACCAATCATAGGAACTGTTTTAGCTGCTATTCTAACTTTAATTGGCGGAATAGGGACTGATTTTAGAACTGAAATGCTTCCTACGACGATTTATATTGTTATTGGTTTTTTAATCGTTCAAGTGATTGATAACAACATCAACCAACCGATTATTTTCTCAAAAAGTGTCAAATCTCATCCTTTAGAAATTTTCTTAGTAATCCTTATTAGTGGAATTACATTTGGTGTTTTTGGAATGGTAGTGGCAATTCCTATTTATACAATATTGAAAGTAGTATTGAAAGAATTCTTTCCTAAGAATAAAATAGTCTCTGTTTTAACCGAAAATATTTAG